The following coding sequences lie in one Pseudomonas sp. B33.4 genomic window:
- a CDS encoding FecR domain-containing protein yields the protein MSRPEPQALDPAIVEQAIQWLVRLRFNQADEQTQLTFEHWLQQRPEHVLAWQRVETLGDEFAGVPAQLARQTLDGSHQGMRRRDGLKLLGILATVGTAAWLGRDYTPVPAMLAQQRSSTGERRRFQLDDGSLIQLNSDSAVDSDFDAQRRLIILRRGEIIVNVGADQHSPQTRPFWVQSRDGIMRAQSSRFLARELDEGTLVAAQEGSVTVFPGASQSPASRSVQAGNQLLFTSSGARTFSDNGLDLWSWGDGVISARNMRLKDFIVELSRYRPGVLRCAEEVADRRVSGTFQLGDNDQVLALIAQSLRLHIDYRTRYWVTVTAAT from the coding sequence ATGTCGAGGCCTGAGCCGCAGGCGCTGGATCCGGCCATTGTTGAACAGGCGATCCAATGGCTGGTGCGCCTGCGCTTCAATCAAGCCGATGAACAAACACAGCTTACTTTTGAGCACTGGCTGCAGCAGCGCCCAGAGCATGTGTTGGCGTGGCAGCGTGTGGAAACGCTTGGGGATGAGTTTGCCGGCGTACCCGCTCAACTGGCGCGCCAAACCCTTGATGGCAGCCATCAGGGAATGCGGCGGCGGGACGGCCTGAAACTACTGGGCATATTGGCCACCGTTGGCACGGCAGCCTGGCTCGGCCGGGACTACACACCCGTACCCGCCATGCTTGCGCAGCAGCGCAGCAGCACCGGCGAGCGACGACGTTTCCAACTCGATGATGGCAGCCTTATCCAACTCAATAGCGATAGCGCCGTCGACAGCGATTTCGACGCCCAGCGACGCCTGATCATCCTGCGACGGGGTGAAATCATCGTGAATGTCGGCGCCGATCAACACTCGCCGCAAACGCGACCGTTCTGGGTGCAATCACGCGACGGGATCATGCGCGCCCAAAGTTCCCGCTTTCTGGCACGCGAGCTTGACGAAGGCACGCTGGTCGCAGCTCAGGAAGGATCAGTCACGGTGTTCCCCGGCGCCAGTCAAAGTCCTGCGAGCCGCAGCGTCCAGGCAGGCAATCAGTTGCTGTTCACATCAAGTGGCGCCCGAACGTTCAGCGACAACGGTCTTGATCTGTGGAGCTGGGGTGACGGCGTGATCAGTGCGCGCAATATGCGCCTCAAGGATTTCATCGTGGAGTTGTCGCGCTATCGCCCAGGGGTATTGCGCTGCGCCGAAGAGGTTGCGGATCGCCGCGTTTCCGGCACCTTCCAGCTCGGCGACAACGATCAGGTCCTGGCACTGATCGCGCAATCACTGCGCTTGCACATTGATTACCGAACCCGTTATTGGGTAACCGTGACCGCTGCTACCTGA
- a CDS encoding sigma-70 family RNA polymerase sigma factor, which yields MRSDETLGTADLGLLYRTHHSWLHGWLIRRIGCRDNAADLAQDTFVRLLKSRQSSPLREPRAYLSSIARGLMIDQYRRRELERAYLESVTLLPQHEVPSEESRLLILDALERIDRMLSMLKPRVRQAFLFARLDGLTCAQIAEKLGVSRATIERDLATALQHCYRLRYVEA from the coding sequence ATGCGCAGCGATGAAACGCTAGGTACTGCAGATCTAGGGCTGCTCTATCGCACCCACCACTCGTGGTTACACGGCTGGCTGATCCGACGCATTGGATGTCGCGATAACGCAGCAGATTTGGCGCAGGACACCTTCGTACGTCTGCTCAAATCCCGTCAGTCCAGCCCCTTGCGCGAACCACGTGCCTATTTGAGCAGTATCGCCCGCGGACTGATGATTGATCAGTATCGTCGTCGCGAACTCGAACGTGCCTACCTGGAAAGCGTCACGTTGCTGCCTCAACACGAGGTTCCCTCGGAAGAAAGCCGGCTGCTGATTCTTGATGCGCTGGAGCGCATAGACCGCATGCTCAGCATGCTTAAACCAAGGGTTCGCCAGGCGTTTTTATTTGCCCGACTCGACGGTCTGACGTGCGCGCAAATAGCCGAAAAGCTCGGTGTTTCCCGCGCGACGATTGAGCGCGACCTAGCCACTGCCCTGCAACACTGCTATCGCTTGCGTTATGTCGAGGCCTGA
- a CDS encoding LysR family transcriptional regulator, whose protein sequence is MELLQSMRLFARLAELGSFTKAAESLDIGRPQVTRYIQELEKSLGVRLFQRTTRKVALTAEGERFYERVQEILADISAATSMFDRSGITLTGRLRVDIPSAFAQMKFINSLKEFTVCYPGINMILGVTDRAVDLIGEGVDCALRIGDLPDSSLIARPVAMATMVTCAAPEYLNEHGEPKTLDDLASHRGVNFLSGQSNRILPWHFSVKAQDRSFVPDAGITVTESNAYVQCGVSGFGIIQAPGIAVAKHLESRGLVEILKPYRPAPRPVSLLYPSRTHLAPQVQVFIEWLQVRFPQLHSDWLEL, encoded by the coding sequence ATGGAATTGCTTCAATCGATGCGACTGTTCGCCAGGCTTGCCGAACTTGGCAGCTTTACCAAAGCCGCCGAATCGCTGGACATCGGGCGACCTCAGGTGACTCGGTATATCCAGGAGTTGGAAAAGTCACTGGGCGTGCGCTTGTTCCAGCGCACCACGAGAAAGGTCGCCCTCACCGCCGAGGGCGAAAGGTTCTATGAGCGGGTACAGGAAATTCTGGCGGATATTTCTGCTGCGACCTCAATGTTCGATCGATCCGGAATAACGCTCACAGGCCGACTTCGCGTCGATATCCCAAGCGCCTTCGCACAGATGAAATTCATCAATAGCCTTAAAGAATTCACCGTCTGCTACCCAGGTATCAACATGATTCTGGGCGTGACTGATCGGGCCGTCGACTTGATAGGCGAAGGCGTCGACTGTGCGTTGCGTATCGGCGATCTACCGGATTCGAGCCTGATCGCTCGCCCTGTCGCAATGGCGACGATGGTGACGTGTGCCGCGCCAGAGTATTTGAACGAGCATGGCGAACCCAAGACGCTCGACGATCTGGCCTCCCATCGAGGCGTCAACTTCTTGTCCGGTCAGAGCAACAGAATATTGCCCTGGCATTTTTCGGTAAAAGCTCAGGATCGATCCTTTGTGCCTGACGCCGGCATCACCGTCACCGAGTCGAATGCGTACGTTCAGTGTGGCGTGTCGGGCTTCGGAATAATTCAGGCGCCCGGGATCGCCGTGGCCAAGCATTTGGAAAGTCGCGGTTTGGTGGAAATTCTAAAACCCTATCGGCCAGCCCCTCGTCCCGTGTCATTGCTATACCCGAGCCGGACTCATCTTGCGCCCCAGGTTCAAGTTTTTATTGAGTGGCTGCAAGTGCGTTTTCCGCAGCTTCATTCTGACTGGCTGGAACTTTAG
- a CDS encoding NAD(P)-dependent alcohol dehydrogenase, whose product MKAWLLKDFGLENLQLGEVATPQPKTGELLVKVGAVSLNFRDKAIVDGIYEPHMVPKPLIPVSDAAGTVVAIGDNVTRFKVGDRVNSHLYSRWLDGEPGPNEPDYCFGSPLPGGLAEYMIIHEDSAVGAPDNMSDEEAATLPIAALTAWYSLVDFGQIQPGQTVLVQGTGGVSIFAVQIATALGAKVIATSSSDQNLQTVKGLGAVAGINYRTTPKWADEVLKLTGGKGVDLLLDVAGGSGINQSVAATKASGRIAQIGFLTGQTVELNLMPLIFRQTTIRGIAVAPRSSFDRMNSFLNEHKIRPVIDQVYPFEKAREAYEHLARGAFGKVVIKVA is encoded by the coding sequence ATGAAAGCGTGGTTATTGAAAGATTTCGGACTCGAAAACCTGCAATTGGGAGAGGTAGCGACCCCGCAACCCAAGACTGGCGAGCTACTGGTGAAAGTCGGTGCTGTCTCGCTCAACTTTCGCGACAAGGCTATCGTCGACGGCATTTACGAACCGCACATGGTGCCCAAACCGCTGATTCCCGTGAGCGATGCAGCTGGCACGGTTGTGGCGATTGGTGACAACGTCACGCGTTTTAAAGTCGGTGATCGCGTCAACTCCCATCTTTACTCACGTTGGCTGGATGGCGAGCCAGGGCCGAACGAACCCGATTACTGCTTCGGTTCACCGTTGCCCGGCGGTCTGGCCGAGTACATGATCATCCATGAAGACAGCGCCGTCGGTGCACCCGACAACATGAGCGACGAAGAGGCGGCAACACTTCCCATTGCTGCGCTCACAGCTTGGTATTCGCTGGTGGACTTTGGACAAATCCAGCCCGGTCAAACCGTATTGGTTCAAGGCACTGGAGGTGTATCGATATTTGCCGTGCAGATCGCTACTGCACTGGGCGCAAAGGTAATCGCAACATCAAGCAGCGACCAGAATCTGCAAACCGTGAAGGGGCTGGGGGCTGTGGCGGGCATCAATTACAGAACCACCCCGAAGTGGGCAGACGAAGTGCTGAAACTGACCGGAGGTAAAGGCGTCGATTTACTACTTGATGTGGCCGGTGGCAGTGGCATCAACCAATCGGTCGCAGCAACCAAGGCATCGGGGCGTATTGCGCAGATCGGCTTTCTGACAGGACAAACCGTTGAACTCAATCTGATGCCACTCATTTTTCGCCAGACGACCATTCGCGGAATCGCCGTGGCGCCGCGCTCATCATTCGACCGGATGAATAGTTTCCTCAACGAGCATAAAATCCGTCCCGTGATCGATCAGGTTTATCCGTTCGAGAAAGCACGAGAAGCTTACGAACATCTCGCGAGGGGAGCATTTGGGAAGGTTGTGATCAAAGTCGCTTGA
- a CDS encoding MFS transporter, with amino-acid sequence MSTFRKYLCLDLLLWIYLGCWNTTLPLIIVQRGSLLELAAYETALALAAIISMLCLAPRVESMRRSTALEVGCFAILMASVLRYFFAANWYSLDALILIDVIAASAFGMIQPLLGIYPAETVDKHRTDAAFRVRRIVVTVGRVAGPLLAGIVITVSSLEVSVLFVSIVGFFIVVVAKALPVSAAPALQPRKSLTDLVNDMFLGLKLKCVLPPEQFLTFSGLLLGLAVTATVPMLVPALIHTRGLADGSVGLFNAVIAGGAVAGLFFLSPLITRKQNQRNKYLGCWALLTFALCAATQTDEIWQLSSCLFFAGAASACITMVGMDKRVMSIPSGVRVRLMASTLVISQLGSSVSFMMTGAIMSRSGATSLMWLYLGVFLIIVIYSMRSKKIWHFLEDDAESELYYAKNHPKLAAIMSP; translated from the coding sequence TTGAGTACATTTCGAAAGTATCTGTGCCTGGACTTGTTACTCTGGATCTACCTCGGTTGCTGGAATACCACGCTACCTCTGATTATCGTGCAGCGAGGAAGCCTGCTGGAGCTGGCCGCCTACGAAACAGCGCTCGCACTCGCGGCGATCATTTCGATGTTGTGTCTGGCGCCGCGTGTTGAGTCGATGCGCCGCAGTACGGCGCTCGAGGTGGGCTGTTTTGCGATCTTGATGGCCAGCGTATTGCGATATTTTTTTGCCGCAAACTGGTATTCGCTTGATGCGCTGATACTGATCGATGTGATCGCTGCATCAGCATTTGGAATGATCCAGCCTCTGTTGGGTATCTATCCTGCGGAAACCGTTGATAAACATCGGACGGACGCTGCATTTCGCGTCCGACGCATCGTTGTTACTGTCGGCCGGGTTGCTGGGCCTTTGTTGGCGGGTATTGTGATTACGGTTTCCTCACTGGAAGTCTCGGTGCTATTTGTGTCGATAGTGGGATTCTTCATTGTGGTTGTAGCCAAGGCGTTACCCGTCAGCGCAGCCCCTGCCCTGCAACCCAGAAAATCATTAACCGATCTTGTTAATGACATGTTTTTGGGGCTCAAACTCAAATGCGTTCTACCGCCAGAACAGTTTTTGACGTTTTCAGGATTGCTACTGGGTTTGGCCGTAACCGCCACCGTACCGATGCTGGTTCCAGCGCTCATACACACACGCGGTCTGGCTGACGGTAGCGTGGGCTTGTTCAATGCAGTGATCGCGGGTGGAGCCGTCGCAGGTTTGTTCTTTTTAAGTCCGCTGATTACCAGAAAGCAGAATCAGCGCAACAAGTATCTTGGATGTTGGGCCTTATTAACGTTTGCACTCTGTGCAGCGACACAAACCGACGAAATCTGGCAGTTGAGTAGTTGCCTGTTTTTCGCCGGGGCGGCGAGTGCTTGCATTACGATGGTCGGAATGGACAAGAGGGTCATGTCGATCCCCTCCGGCGTACGCGTACGACTGATGGCATCCACGTTAGTGATCAGTCAACTAGGAAGCTCGGTCTCATTCATGATGACGGGCGCCATCATGTCCAGATCCGGCGCAACCAGTTTGATGTGGCTTTATCTCGGGGTATTTCTGATTATCGTCATATATTCCATGCGATCAAAAAAGATATGGCACTTCCTCGAAGATGACGCTGAGTCAGAGCTGTATTACGCAAAAAACCATCCGAAACTGGCGGCGATCATGAGTCCATGA